One Tetrapisispora phaffii CBS 4417 chromosome 3, complete genome DNA segment encodes these proteins:
- the UFD4 gene encoding putative ubiquitin-protein ligase UFD4 (similar to Saccharomyces cerevisiae UFD4 (YKL010C); ancestral locus Anc_2.497): MRDNHEANDQNGDHENADDWDYSGNDEGDEHSSNNNHLDSIDYDDYYDGDELQDDDDADEMPEDEEEDENDYNHESDLDGEIDMPSFRGGAAVFEELLGNMGNSHTVFRRNAERQSGSTNGDSDGITHIDDDNTETSNTRQIPGNIQDLFSMFQNNMFTGAIPGAGNSGRVKRLKKLVDNIVNAEEDPYIAMESLRELSEQLLMMNQIVIDRVLPVEELLESLINIFRNPLLIEQLELQLMAGRCLHSLFEVDPDCMSIAIEKDIVVTLQSKLEEISYIDLAEQVLETLEYISRVHCKDILEAGNLLTYIQFFDFFTIHAQRKAISCIVNACSKLEIKYFPIIQEIMPLLQTIFLQNVDDNIMTKLINIICCICAGLNKHFNFDELFTIETANKIIYLISSYDLSVDNKVKCIDILSIFVIKSEAISLGFLNSNKAVPMVLKCIENYENKTHAKDNESETKENTFFNETLMFVPDNLLISLSRFLTVLLPEEPDNSLTHANALLDKSKFKKDELQDMLLEMIPILIGIYINTVDYSIKSYASLALLRSICQLNSASLEAVKEKIVLLFEPSFFKMLENNIHLTNNKLETYISLELLTILVVLFSDFEAIFMDTIKKEGILDYIKSLYYKIELLDVKEINQMDVDSENETNNARDEFNNDSDNDSAIQHSYDEMNVPDFVKPKLIKFDIFRYETQAQMTTRVLNMSNFLYQKVKSVSVVENDKISAIKNVLNKLKQYDIQNYSYNDWVDIWTLLKSTMFKNGSNISSYELTTSGLLKTLVEVLSSSDMHIKRFFLEVFESKLEELVSILQSALSKLEDISILESGLQGDEGGISSLSKEVEVQLVYKSDGVKDNIPINLRSVKVSIHSIASLKMLNDFLKHKVAQSMFLTSLLPGFKNETTNSENAMASLKNIDFKFSIGENKFSSNETIFGAIYRHWTETHNETNLNSMWLEVPTIYYEKVEEDDDDETEMLNNISNNIKPKFDGSLVEDLLEFLKILKDSKLPNELFINSKISGKLSRQLDEPLIVASGVLPSWVLQLTKNYHFLFPFDIRMFYLQCSSFGYGRLIERWLFRSGRMKDQSSDNPLQQLGTLTKNKVKLSRDNLFASGLKTIDKYGSNRNTLEIEYIDEEGTGLGPTLEFYASMSLEFAKPLLDIWLCDEEVGNTDTKFIEQELFPKPLSTCSDANKTIELFRILGKFIAKSMLDGRIVDFRFKEVFFQLLHERIVADDTKNSSRKQILYSLDILSLVDTNLSQSLKYLYNNMSDNDIIKGLDLNFVLPGKQIVEIIDGGNNILVTSDNVEKYITGVIDQMLYTGIEKQLDAFIKGFSECFPYKNLLILTPKELVELFGKEEEDWSESTLYSSIKAEHGYTMDSQTVHDLINILKYFNINQRRLFSQFLTGSPKLPIGGFKCLKPKLTVVLKTPEDNLTPDQVLPSVMTCANYLKLPKYSSKEILKSRIDQAMREGSGAFLLS; the protein is encoded by the coding sequence atGAGAGATAACCACGAAGCTAATGATCAGAATGGAGATCATGAGAATGCTGATGATTGGGATTATAGTGGGAATGATGAAGGTGACGAACattcttctaataataatcatttaGATTCTATAGATTATGATGATTATTATGATGGTGACGAGCTAcaagatgatgatgatgctGATGAGATGCCTGAAGATGAGGAGGAGgatgaaaatgattatAATCATGAAAGTGATCTAGATGGTGAAATAGATATGCCTTCTTTTAGAGGTGGTGCAGCAGTTTTTGAAGAGCTTTTAGGAAATATGGGAAATTCTCACACTGTGTTCCGGAGAAATGCAGAGAGACAAAGTGGTTCAACTAATGGCGATTCTGATGGTATTACTCACATCGATGATGATAATACAGAGACTTCCAATACAAGACAAATCCCTGGAAACATTCAGGATTTATTTTCTATGTTTCAGAATAATATGTTTACAGGTGCAATTCCAGGAGCTGGTAATTCAGGAAGAGTTAAAAGGTTAAAGAAGTTGgttgataatattgttaatgCAGAAGAGGACCCGTATATTGCTATGGAGAGTTTAAGAGAATTGTCTGAACAGTTGTTAATGATGAATCAAATAGTTATTGATAGGGTTCTGCCTGTTGAAGAGTTGCTTGAAAGTTTGATTAACATTTTTAGAAACCCACTATTGATAGAACAATTAGAATTACAACTGATGGCAGGTCGTTGCTTGCATAGTTTATTTGAAGTCGATCCTGATTGTATGTCAATCGCTATTGAAAAGGATATTGTGGTTACTTTACAATCAAAACTTGAAGAAATTAGTTACATTGATTTGGCAGAACAAGTATTGGAAACTTtagaatatatttcaagaGTCCACTGCAAAGATATTTTGGAGGCCGGTAACTTATTGACGTACATACAattctttgatttttttactATTCATGCACAAAGAAAAGCCATCTCCTGTATTGTCAATGCTTGCAgtaaattagaaattaaATACTTCCCAATAATTCAGGAAATCATGCCATTACttcaaacaatttttttgcaaaatgttgatgataatattatgacaaaattaattaatataatttgttGCATATGTGCTGGTTTGAATAAacatttcaattttgatgaattattcACAATTGAAACCGctaacaaaataatatatttaatttcctCATATGATTTGTCAGTTGATAATAAGGTTAAATGCATCGATATCCTTTCGATTTTCGTTATTAAGTCTGAAGCGATATCATTAGGGTTTCTAAACTCTAATAAGGCAGTTCCTATGGTACTTAAATGCATCgaaaattatgaaaataaGACCCATGCCAAAGACAATGAATcagaaacaaaagaaaataccTTCTTTAATGAAACTTTAATGTTTGTTCCTGATAATTTGTTAATATCGCTTTCCAGATTTTTAACTGTTTTGCTTCCAGAAGAACCTGATAATTCGTTGACCCATGCAAACGCACTTTTAGATAAAAGCAAATTTAAGAAAGATGAATTACAAGACATGCTGTTAGAAATGATACCAATTTTAATTGGTATTTATATCAATACTGTAGATTACAGTATTAAATCTTACGCTTCATTAGCTCTTCTAAGATCTATTTGTCAATTGAATAGTGCAAGTTTAGAAGCtgtcaaagaaaaaattgttttgcTTTTTGAGccatcatttttcaaaatgcttgaaaataatatacatCTCACAAACAATAAACTGGaaacatatatatctcTAGAActattaacaatattagTTGTTCTATTCTCAGATTTTGAAGCAATATTTATGGATACTATTAAAAAAGAAGGTATTCTTGATTATATTAAgtcattatattataaaattgaGCTCTTAGATGTCAAGGAGATAAACCAAATGGATGTCGATAgtgaaaatgaaacaaataatGCAAGGGACGAGTTTAACAATGATAGTGATAATGATAGTGCCATACAGCATAGTTATGATGAAATGAATGTTCCAGATTTTGTCAAACCTAAACTAatcaaatttgatatttttagaTATGAAACTCAAGCTCAAATGACAACTAGAGTTTTAAATATGTCTAACTTTCTATACCAAAAAGTGAAATCAGTATCTGTTGTAGAAAACGATAAAATATCTgctattaaaaatgttttaaataaattaaaacaatatgatattcaaaattatagCTATAATGACTGGGTTGACATATGGACACTTTTGAAATCCACAATGTTCAAAAATGGAAGCAATATTTCTAGTTATGAACTTACAACATCAGGGCTGCTGAAAACTTTGGTTGAAGTATTATCCAGTTCGGATATGCATATTAAGAGATTTTTTCTCGAAGTTTTTGAATCTAAATTAGAAGAGTTAGTTTCTATTTTACAGTCAGCTCTGTCAAAGTTAGAggatatttcaattttagaATCTGGTCTGCAAGGCGATGAAGGTGGCATTTCATCATTAAGTAAAGAAGTGGAAGTTCAATTAGTTTATAAATCGGACGGTGTAAAGGATAACATACCAATTAATTTAAGGTCAGTCAAAGTATCTATACATTCGATTGCATCGTTAAAAATGCTgaatgattttttaaaacataaaGTTGCACAGTCGATGTTTCTAACCTCGTTATTACCTGGTTTTAAGAATGAAACTACTAATTCCGAAAATGCCATGGCAAGtcttaaaaatattgactttaaattttctattgGTGAGAACAAATTCAGTTCAAACGAAACTATTTTTGGAGCCATTTATAGGCATTGGACGGAAACACATAATGAGactaatttaaattcaatgtGGCTGGAGGTGCCAACTATCTACTATGAAAAGGTAGaggaagatgatgatgatgaaacaGAAATGttgaataatataagtaataatatcaaacCTAAATTTGATGGTTCTCTTGTTGAAGATTTGTTggaatttttgaaaattttgaaggACTCAAAATTGCCTAATGAGTTATTCATTAATTCCAAAATAAGTGGGAAATTATCAAGACAATTAGATGAACCTTTAATAGTTGCTAGTGGTGTACTACCAAGTTGGGTTCTTCAGTTAACTAAGAATtaccattttttatttccaTTTGACATTAGGATGTTTTACCTACAATGTTCTTCTTTTGGCTATGGAAGATTAATTGAAAGATGGTTGTTCAGAAGTGGTAGAATGAAAGATCAAAGTAGCGACAATCCATTACAACAATTAGGTACtctaacaaaaaataaagttaaattatctaGGGATAACTTGTTTGCCAGTGGTTTAAAAACTATAGATAAGTATGGATCTAATAGAAATACTTTAGAAATTGAGTACATAGATGAGGAGGGTACCGGTTTAGGGCCTACCTTGGAATTTTATGCGTCTATGTCGTTGGAATTTGCAAAACCTTTGTTAGATATTTGGTTATGTGATGAGGAAGTGGGAAATACTGATACTAAGTTTATTGAACAAGAACTATTTCCAAAGCCATTGAGTACATGCTCAGATGCGAATAAAACTATAGAACTTTTTAGGATTTTAGGTAAATTTATTGCGAAATCCATGTTGGATGGAAGAATTGTAGATTTTAGGTTTAAGGAAGTCTTTTTTCAGTTGTTACATGAGCGAATAGTAGCTGATGATAcaaaaaattcttcaagAAAACAGATATTGTATTCTCtagatattttatcattagtGGATACAAATTTATCtcaatcattaaaatatctttataatAACATGTCTGATAATGACATCATAAAAGGTTTAGATCTAAATTTTGTGTTACCAGGTAAACAAATAGTGGAAATTATCGATGGTGGCAATAACATATTAGTCACGAGCGATAATGTGGAAAAGTATATCACTGGTGTTATCGACCAAATGTTATATACAGGTATCGAAAAACAACTAGATGCATTTATAAAAGGTTTTTCGGAATGCTTTCCTTATAAAAATTTGCTAATTTTAACACCGAAAGAATTAGTAGAGTTATTTGggaaagaagaagaagattgGTCAGAAAGTACATTGTATTCTTCTATCAAAGCAGAACATGGATATACTATGGATTCACAAACAGTTCATGATTTAATAAACAttctgaaatattttaacatCAACCAGAGGAGGCTATTTTCGCAATTCTTAACAGGTTCTCCAAAGTTACCAATTGGTGGTTTCAAGTGTTTAAAACCTAAACTCACAGTTGTTTTGAAAACTCCTgaagataatttaactCCAGACCAAGTCCTTCCAAGTGTTATGACTTGTgcaaattatttgaaactTCCAAAATACTCGAGcaaagaaatattgaagTCAAGGATTGACCAGGCGATGAGAGAAGGTTCCGGTGCATTTTTGCTGTCTTAA